The Periplaneta americana isolate PAMFEO1 chromosome 9, P.americana_PAMFEO1_priV1, whole genome shotgun sequence genome contains a region encoding:
- the Toll-6 gene encoding toll-like receptor 6: MMRDRQLSKAGVFVATLIVLWQGARSASEQQTPAAPPLRYEAPDDCQWWIRETSATGGDEVALTCKLRTVNSEFDTTNFSVIPSEHTTSLRIECNNMLMSRSSLDDRSFVHLTRLRELILDHCKLGRWPAGTLTGLRDLRNLTVRTWNTDWPAMSLELAPESFSPVRQLERLDLSYNNIWSFPENIFCALTNLVSLNISRNRLQDISEVGFREKAPPPPQPLISTQDDEGGAAREAPGVSTPSVSPCSLDIQVLDASWNHFVLMPTNGFSALRRLRELHLHDNEISMVADRALGGLKGLQVFDLSNNKVVALPPELFRDCAPIVKEIYLQNNSISVLAPGLFANLGHLLALDLSRNQLTSAWINSGTFSGLIRLVLLNLSHNRISKLDPTFFRDLYTLQILNLEHNQLETIPADTFAPMNNLHTLVLSYNKITYLDAYSLNGLYVLSLLSLDNNLVESVHMDAFRNCSSLQDLNLNGNSLTAVPLALKDMRLLRTVDLGENAISELSDPGFKGMTNLYGLRLIGNQISNITKLIFSDLPSLQILNLARNKIQKVDHGAFSANSDLQAIRLDANLLTDINGLFVDISSLLWLNISDNQIEWFDYALVPPGLQWLDLHKNYIKELGNHYELGSELRIQTLDASFNKLTRVTANSIPNSVELLFLNDNLITTVEPHTFLKKTNLTRVDLYANQIVSMELNALRLTLVDKDRPLPNFYIGGNPFQCDCTMEWLQRINKLGHLRQHPHVMDLESIYCKLMYNRYRTYIPLIEAESSQFLCTYKTHCFALCHCCEFDACDCEMTCPSNCTCYHDQSWSANIVECSGIDYTEMPSSIPMDATEVYLDGNNFGELSSHSFIGRKNLKVLYANNSNIAAIYNHTFSGLKRLTVLHLENNRIKELRGFELESLVNLRELYLQGNQIYVIDNRTFTHLEHLEVLRIEGNKLSTFPVWQFTLNPYLVEIGLGENLWSCDCQYLHRFRNWLQGNFVKVVDANKIVCVFNNVTNIVGPPLADFNATSCAAFTGGSTAIVESQVINDYLPLLLVTLCVFLASAGLVCGAFYYRRELRVWVYSRCGLRMCYKTTAFEEEQDRDRLFDAYVSYSVKDDAFVSQVLAPGLEQGDPTYRLCLHYRDFNMSAYVADTIVEAVESSRRTIVVLSKNFLHSEWCRFEFKSALHEVLKDRRRRLIIVVLGELPQRDLDPDLRLYLKTNTCIEWGDRLFWQKLKFAMPDVKRNSCNSNRASTRHHHQRSSVNVYSAASTGPPNFDRSRSPGLPPSLPLPPQPPSGKLLPPFLHHHQNNLQTAERELPRRLPQPLWA; encoded by the coding sequence ATGATGAGGGATCGTCAGTTATCTAAAGCGGGCGTCTTCGTCGCGACGCTGATTGTTTTATGGCAAGGCGCCCGGAGCGCGTCGGAGCAGCAGACTCCGGCGGCGCCGCCTCTCCGATACGAGGCCCCGGACGATTGTCAGTGGTGGATCCGGGAGACTTCCGCAACGGGCGGTGACGAAGTGGCCCTGACGTGCAAACTCCGCACCGTCAACAGCGAGTTTGACACCACCAACTTCAGCGTGATCCCCTCCGAGCACACGACGTCCCTCAGGATCGAATGCAACAACATGCTGATGTCGCGCAGCTCGCTGGACGACAGGAGCTTCGTGCACCTCACGCGGCTCCGAGAGCTGATCCTGGACCACTGCAAGCTGGGCCGATGGCCCGCCGGGACGCTGACCGGACTGCGGGACCTCCGCAACTTGACGGTGCGCACGTGGAACACGGACTGGCCCGCCATGAGCCTGGAGCTGGCTCCCGAGAGCTTCTCCCCCGTCAGGCAGCTAGAGCGGCTGGACCTGAGCTACAACAATATCTGGTCCTTTCCCGAAAATATATTCTGTGCGTTGACGAATTTGGTGAGCCTGAATATCAGCCGCAACCGGCTGCAGGACATCAGCGAAGTGGGGTTCCGGGAGAAGGCGCCCCCGCCGCCGCAGCCGCTCATCAGCACGCAAGACGACGAGGGCGGCGCGGCCCGCGAGGCCCCCGGAGTGTCGACGCCGTCCGTCTCGCCCTGCAGTCTGGATATCCAGGTGCTGGACGCCTCGTGGAACCACTTCGTGCTGATGCCCACCAACGGATTCAGCGCGCTTCGTCGACTGCGCGAGCTGCACTTACACGACAACGAGATCTCTATGGTCGCGGACCGCGCGTTGGGAGGTTTGAAAGGTCTCCAAGTATTCGACCTGTCCAATAACAAAGTCGTGGCGTTGCCTCCGGAACTCTTCCGCGATTGTGCCCCCATTGTGAAAGAAATATACCTCCAGAATAACTCCATTAGTGTGTTAGCGCCCGGTTTATTTGCAAACTTAGGCCATCTTCTAGCTCTCGATCTGTCTCGAAATCAACTGACCAGCGCGTGGATAAACAGTGGCACGTTCTCCGGGCTCATCAGACTCGTCCTCCTTAACCTCTCTCATAATCGAATCTCCAAATTAGATCCGACGTTTTTTCGCGATCTCTATACGCTGCAGATTCTGAACCTCGAACACAATCAGCTGGAAACTATCCCCGCAGACACGTTCGCACCCATGAATAATCTGCACACTCTTGTTTTATCTTACAATAAAATTACGTATCTGGACGCATATTCCCTTAACGGCTTGTACGTGTTGAGTCTATTATCTCTAGATAATAATTTGGTCGAAAGTGTTCATATGGATGCTTTCAGAAATTGCAGCAGTCTGCAGGATCTTAATCTGAATGGCAACTCCTTAACAGCCGTGCCCCTAGCATTAAAGGACATGCGTCTGTTAAGAACAGTCGATCTCGGTGAAAATGCTATCAGCGAGTTGTCAGATCCGGGTTTCAAAGGGATGACTAATTTATATGGATTACGACTCATCGGAAATCAGATATCTAACATaactaaattaatattctccgATCTCCCTTCCCTGCAGATACTGAATTTAGCTCGCAATAAAATACAGAAAGTTGATCACGGTGCATTCAGTGCAAATTCAGACTTGCAGGCTATTCGTTTGGatgctaatttattgactgacatCAATGGCTTGTTCGTTGACATATCAAGTTTACTCTGGCTCAACATATCCGACAACCAGATAGAGTGGTTTGACTACGCGCTGGTACCGCCAGGCTTGCAGTGGTTAGATTTACACAAAAACTACATAAAAGAACTGGGAAATCATTACGAACTGGGCTCGGAGCTCCGCATTCAAACACTGGACGCGAGTTTTAACAAGTTGACACGTGTCACCGCTAATTCCATACCGAACAGCGTCGAGCTCTTGTTTCTCAACGACAACCTGATCACGACGGTGGAGCCGCACACGTTCCTCAAGAAAACCAATCTCACGCGAGTCGACCTGTACGCGAACCAGATAGTGAGCATGGAGCTGAACGCCCTGAGGTTGACCCTCGTCGACAAGGATCGTCCATTGCCCAATTTCTACATCGGAGGCAACCCGTTCCAGTGCGACTGTACCATGGAGTGGCTGCAGCGGATCAATAAGTTAGGCCATCTTCGTCAGCATCCACATGTTATGGATCTGGAGAGCATCTACTGCAAACTTATGTACAATCGCTACCGCACGTACATACCCCTCATCGAAGCAGAGTCCTCCCAGTTCCTGTGCACTTACAAGACGCACTGCTTCGCTCTCTGTCATTGTTGCGAGTTCGACGCGTGTGACTGCGAGATGACATGTCCTAGCAATTGTACGTGCTACCACGACCAGTCGTGGTCTGCCAACATCGTCGAGTGTTCCGGCATAGACTACACGGAGATGCCGAGCAGTATCCCGATGGACGCGACTGAGGTGTACCTCGACGGCAACAACTTCGGAGAGCTCTCCAGCCACTCGTTCATCGGACGTAAGAACCTCAAGGTGCTGTATGCAAATAATTCCAACATAGCAGCGATCTATAATCACACTTTCAGCGGTCTGAAACGCCTGACGGTGCTTCACTTAGAAAACAATCGCATCAAGGAGTTGCGCGGCTTTGAACTCGAGAGTTTAGTAAACCTCCGTGAACTCTATCTCCAAGGCAACCAAATCTATGTCATTGACAACAGAACTTTTACTCATCTCGAACACCTGGAAGTGTTGCGCATAGAAGGCAACAAACTGTCTACCTTCCCCGTGTGGCAGTTCACATTAAATCCCTACCTTGTTGAAATTGGACTCGGTGAGAATCTCTGGTCCTGCGATTGTCAATATCTTCACCGCTTTCGTAATTGGCTGCAAGGTAACTTTGTCAAAGTTGTCGATGCAAACAAAATAGTCTGTGTATTTAATAATGTAACGAACATCGTAGGGCCGCCTCTCGCAGACTTTAACGCCACTTCATGTGCCGCATTTACCGGTGGTTCTACTGCAATAGTGGAAAGTCAAGTTATAAACGATTATCTCCCCCTTCTTTTGGTTACGTTGTGCGTATTTCTCGCTTCCGCCGGGCTGGTTTGCGGAGCGTTCTACTACCGCCGGGAACTCCGTGTTTGGGTGTACTCTCGGTGCGGGCTCCGCATGTGCTACAAGACCACAGCCTTCGAAGAGGAGCAGGATCGAGACAGACTTTTCGACGCCTACGTCAGCTACAGCGTGAAGGACGATGCTTTCGTAAGTCAAGTGCTGGCACCGGGTCTCGAACAAGGGGATCCGACCTACCGACTGTGTCTACATTATCGTGACTTTAACATGAGCGCGTATGTGGCCGATACGATTGTAGAGGCGGTGGAGTCTTCTCGAAGAACCATAGTGGTACTGTCCAAAAACTTCTTACACTCAGAATGGTGTCGCTTCGAGTTTAAGTCTGCGCTGCACGAGGTGCTAAAAGACCGTCGGCGGCGACTCATAATTGTGGTGTTGGGGGAGTTGCCGCAGAGAGATCTGGACCCGGATCTGAGACTCTATCTCAAGACGAACACATGTATAGAATGGGGAGATCGACTATTCTGGCAAAAGCTAAAGTTTGCCATGCCGGATGTAAAGAGAAACTCGTGCAACTCTAACCGGGCGTCGACCCGACACCATCACCAGAGATCGTCGGTGAATGTGTACTCTGCGGCTTCTACAGGACCTCCAAATTTTGACAGGAGTAGGAGTCCAGGTTTACCGCCGTCCCTACCCTTGCCACCACAACCTCCGTCAGGGAAGTTGCTGCCACCGTTCCTTCACCACCACCAAAACAATCTGCAGACTGCGGAGCGAGAGCTGCCTCGACGTCTTCCTCAGCCGCTGTGGGCGTAG